The Pirellulales bacterium genome segment GTCGATAACCTCTTCGCCGAGTTGCTGGGACGTGCCGCCGATACCGCAAGCGAGCAGTTCTATGTCAATGCTCTTGACAGCGGCCAGCTCACGCGGGCACAGGTGGCGCTCGACTTCCTGAACTCTCCGGAGGAAGCGCACGATCTGATGATCGCCGCCGGGGCGGGACCGGTCGGCGCGCCGGGTACCCCGGCCACCGGCTCCTACCCCTTGGCGGTGCTCACTGGGGACGGCTGGGACGACCTCTACTTCCAAGGCAACCTCGATTCCAGTGCCGTCGATCAGTTCATGAGCGCGCTGGAAACGAACACCTCGTGGCAGACCGTACAGCAACAGATGTTGACGCTGCCGCAATACTTCGGCGGGTAGCTAGCCCAAAAAATCGACGTAGGGTGGGACCAGCGAGCTTGCGAGCGCCGGCCCACCATCGCGAGGCGTCGGGCGTCAGACATCAGGCATCGGATTGTTCGCCCTGACGCCTGACGCCTGAAACCTGACGCCTCAAATCGGTGGGCCGGCGCTCGCAAGCTCGCTGGTCCCACCCTACGTCTTCGCCGGTCACGCAGAGCTTTCTCGCGCGCCGCCGCGCCGTTAACCTCGATGGCCTCGGCAACGTTTCACAAACGATTGTAGCGATTAGTCCATGTTTTCCACGGACATTGTGTGCTGCGAAGTGTTCCTAGCGACAGAGACGATAGTTCCAGCAGTGTCAACGGGACTTCCTCGTTGGGACGTACTGCGCTTTCGCCCGTCGCCGGCGTCGGACGAGTCGCGGTCTACCTCGATACACTCGAAGAGCGTGCGGCATGAACGTGCAGCGTATTCGATGGGCGGGACTCGCACTTCTCCTGCCGCTGGTGGTAGCGGGCACGGTCCGGGCCGATGGACTGATCCGCGACGGCCTGGGGGCCATCTCCGAGGGCCGCGGCGGCACCAACATCGGCTTCGCCGACAACGGCGCCGTGCTGTACGACAATCCCGGCGCGTTGGTCAACGTGGCCGGCAACGGTCTGGCCGACATCGACGTCGACACCGTGATTCCGCAGGTACATTACACCGACACCAAGCCGAACAACGTTAATTCCGCCGTTCGTCCGATTCCTACGCCCGAATTGGCCTTCATTCAGCGCAGCCGCGACCGGCAATGGGCCTGGGGGATCGGGGCGTTCGCGCCGGCGGGCTTTGGGGCTTCCTACCAGTTCCAGAATTCGTTTGCCGGGCCGCAGAAGTATCAGTCGCTCGACGGGCTGGGCAAGTGCTTGGCCGGCCTCTGCTACCGCGTGACCGACCGGCTTTCCATCGGCGGCAACCTCGGATTTGGCATCAACTATCTCGACCTGCAAGGGCCGCTCTATCTGCAAAACGGCGCGTTGGCGGGAGCGCCAACCATCGTCAACTTGCAGAACACGGGCGTGGCGCCCACCGGCGGATTCGGGATTCAGTACCTTTTGAGCCCCAAGACGACCATCGGCCTGAACTACATCAGCGAGACGCGATTCAAAATGGGCGGCAACATGGACGCCATGGCCTTCGGCTTGACGCCGTTTCCCATTTACACCAAGTTTGCGGCGACGACCGACCTGGTCTGGCCGCGTTCGCTCGGCATCGGATTTGCGCACCGCTTCAACTCCCGTAACGTGCTGGCCATCGATACCATCTGGTACGATTGGTCGAACGCCTTCAACCAGGTGAACGTGAACCTGACGAATCCCACGAACCCCATGGTCGGCGCGGTGGCGGGACAGGCCAATGTTCAGCGGTTGCCTTTGAACTGGCGCGACACGGTGTCGCTCCGAGTGGGCTACCAATGGATGCCCGACGGTGTCAACATCTTTCGCTGCGGCTATGTTTATCACGCCAGCCCGGTGCCCTCGGGCACGATCACTCCTTATACCGACGGTATCATGACGAACACCTTCAGCTTGGGTTACAGCCGAAAAATCGGGCGAGCTTATCTCAACGCCGCCTACCAATACATGTTTGGCCCGACGCGGAGCGTCGGCACGAGCGCCTTGACGGGCGGCGACTTCTCGAATAGCACGCTGCACGCTCAGGCACACGTCGCTTCGCTCGGCGTGTTGGTGCCCTTCTAAATCGGCCGCTCGTAGATGCGGTAGGTCTTGTAGCGGCGGCCCCCCACGGCCTCGATCGTGCGATTGATCAGGTCGTTGTCTTCCAGGGTCCAACTCAACTCGGCCCCGGTGAAGCCGGCATGATGCTTGGCGCATTCCAGGGTCCGCAGGATGAGCAGGTCGGCGACGCCGCGTCGCCGGAACGGCTCGAGAATGCCCAGCGCCATCAACCTGGCCGCCTTGATCCGCCGACGGTTGAGGAAAAGCCGCAGCAGTCCCAGCGGAAGGCCCCAGTTGAACAGCCGGCCGTCGAGCGGGCGAATGGCCTCATTCAGGTCGGGCAAGGTCATCGAAAAGCCGACCGGCTCGCCGTCGACCTCGGCCAGCAGCAGCCAGTCCGGCACGGCAATCACTTTGAGGTGCTTGGCCAGGTCGTGAAACTCGGCGTCGGTCATCTTGACGAAGCCCCAATTCCGCTCCCAGGCCGCGTTGTAAACGGTCTTGCAGCGCTCGATTTCGGCGTCCAGATCGTCGAAGCGGAGCGGACGCACCTGCACCCGCCCGCGGGCCGCCAGCCGTTCCGCGCGCCGCCTCCAGACGGACAGCATGTCGTGAGAGTCGTCGAACCACCAGGCGAAAAGGTCTTTCACCTTGCTCAGGCCGCACGACAGCAGCAGGCGTTCGTAATAGGGCGGATTGTGTCCCATCATGATCCGCGGCGGCGTATCGAAGCCCTCCACCAGCAACCCGCAAGGATAGTTGAGCGAATAATCGATCGGACCGCGGATGAGGTTGCGCCCGCGATCGCGCAGCCAGTCGGCGGCGGCGCCGATCAGGGTCTGCGCCACGTGTTCATCGTCGATGGCTTCGAACATCCCGAAGCAGCCGAGGTTGCTGGCGTGCTCGCGGTTGTAATTCGGATCGTCGCTGACCAGCACGCGGCCCACGGGCTCGTCGCCGCGGTAGGCCAACAGCGCGGCGGCGGTCCCGTGCTGATAAAACGGATGACGCCGCGGATTGATGAAGTCGCGGCGCTCGATCAGAAGCGGCGGCACCCAGCAAGGGTCCGAGCGGTAGATGCGCCACGGAAAGCGGACGAAGGCTTCTCGCAACCGCCTTCCCTGGACCTGGCAAATGCGCAGATCGGTACGTTGGGCGGGCCGGGCTTCCCTGCTCCGTTCCGCCAAGTCACTTTCCATCGTCGGTCTGCTTGGCATAAAGGGACGGTTTCCGGGACCCTCGCGGCCAAGTCGCGCATGGCCCATCGCTGAGTGTAGGAGTGTAGCATAGAGGGCCGGCAGCATCGGGCACAAGAGGGAACCATCGGCTATTGCGTCGCCCGATTCCGCCCTTAGAATAAAGATGTAGTGGCCATTGTCAGCGATTTTGAAAGGTTGCAGCCTTGCTTACCGAACAAGAAGTGTCTCGCAGTTGGCGCAAGCTGTTCGTGAAGACGGAAATCACCGCCGATACTTTCGTCCGGGCCGAAGCCCTGCTCGACGAGCTCCGTTGCGAAAGCCCCTTGCGGCACCGGCTCGGCAACGAGCTGGAAGAGCTTCGCCAGCTTCACAAGGTCGGCGAAGCCGTCTGATTCGCGCCGGCGAGGGGTGTAGTGTGGGACCAGCGAGCTTGCGAGCGCCGGCCCACCGATAGCGACGTCGTTTACGGTGGCCCGGCGCTCGCAAGCTCGCTGGTCCCACCCTACGCCTGCCGAAGCGCGGCACTACCGTCCGCGCCGGCGTGGTTTGTCCGGAATCTGGTCGAAGTTATTGAACCCGGTTCCTCCTCCGGGAACATTGCCTTGCTGGGCACGGTCTTCCTCGCTCGGCGGCGATTGGTTCTTGGCTTCGGCTTCTTCCGTCTCGAAAACCCCGGCATCGCTCGCTTGCAGCAGCGCCTTCATCTCGCCGTCGTTGTCCAGCACGAGAATGTGGCCGGGGATCTTCGACGATTTCGCGTTGGGCAGCTTGTCGCCTCCGAACATGTCCAGCACCACCGCGTTCGTTTCGAAATCCACCTTTGCCAATCGCTTCTTTTGGGGAGCTTGCGGATCGGGGAGTCCGACCTCGGCTTCCTGCTTGTTGAGCACCGACCCGCGGCTGACGTCGAACACCTTTCGCACTTCGGCCGCCTCCGTGGCGTCGAACTTCTTGGCCAGCACCTGGCCCGTGGGCTCGCCCTTGCCGGGCGACACGCTGACGCCGCCCGCCAGCAACCGATTGCCGGCAATCACAGCCACCGGCGGCGAGGGCTGCGACCAGTCGGCCTCGCGCGTCTCTCCCTTTTGGTACTCGTAGTTTTCGAGGTAGCGCGCAGCAATGCGGGCATTGGGGTTTCTCAGCACCAACTTGATGCGGTAGCGGTAGGTTTTGCCCGGCTCAATGCTGAAGTCAAAAAAGCGAAACAGGCGATGCTCGACCACCGGGCCCGTCGGCCTGGCCGGCCCGCCCATGCCTGGCATTCCGCTGTAAGCGCCGCCCGCCATGGCGCCGTAATCGGGCATCATCCCCGTCTGTCCGCCGCCCATACTCGTTTGATTGCCCTGCTTGGCACGGCCCAGGTCGCTCAGGCTGCGCGACTTGGATTTCTTCTTCGTCGGGTCGTCGGCGTCGCTGGCCACCGGCTTCTTTTCCATGATCTTGGTACGAGGATGGACGATTTTTTCCTTGTCGTGGTTGGCGAACACCAGCGGCGGTAGCGGCCAGGTCAGATCCGGGTCGACAAACCGTTTGTCGACCACCGGGTCCGGGTATTCCGCGCCCCATTTCAAATAGTCGTCCACGGCCTCCTCAACGTTGACCGCTTCCCAGTCGCCTTGTTGATCGCCGTTCACCTCCGCCCGCTCGATTTTGGGATACATGTACCGCGGATAGTCAAGCCTCGGATCATAAGACCGCGCGTCGCGGAAGGTGTTTTGATATTCAGTGTATTGTCGCCAATAAGGAATCGCTCCCACCAGGCAGATCCAATAGCGGCCCTCAACGTGGGATCCCGCCGGGGGCTGCGTGATCACGACCTTCTCCGTGATTTCCGGTTTCCGCACGGGTACGACGGGCTTGGCGACTTCAGGCTTCTTCGCCTTACTCCGCGTTCTGGCAGTTCGGCGGCCGCGCCCCTGCCCCATTCCAGGGCCCATCCCCATGCCAGGCCCCATCCCCATTCCAGCACCCATACCCATACCAGACGACATGGCATTCTGCATGGATTCCATCATCCGTTGCTGTTCTTGGGCGTAGTCATCGGACATGCCCGCGCCCGACATGGGCCCAGCCATTGCCGCTCCCATGCCCATGCCCATTCCCATCCCCATCTCATCGTCCCCCGCGCCCGCCAGCCGTACCACGCCGCCTTTTTCATTGATGGCAATGCCGCCGTAACCGGGAAACGCCATCGGCTCTTCGAGCGCAAAGAACTTCGGTTCCTGGCGCCGCTGCTGTCGCAATTCGTACGGCAAGCTGAGCGGCTCGACCGCGAAGAAGTGAGCATCGACCGGAGCGGGGCCGACCGCCCCCAGGTTGCTGAAATTCGGGACGCCCGGCAAATCGGCGAACTTGTCGGGTGGCGTCTTCGATTCGACCTCTTGCGAGATCTTGTCGGCCAAGGCTTTCAACTCGTCGGGCTTCTTCTCGTAAGGCTTCCACTTGAATGCCGACCAACAGATCATGAGAAAGGCGAAAATGAATC includes the following:
- a CDS encoding outer membrane protein transport protein — encoded protein: MNVQRIRWAGLALLLPLVVAGTVRADGLIRDGLGAISEGRGGTNIGFADNGAVLYDNPGALVNVAGNGLADIDVDTVIPQVHYTDTKPNNVNSAVRPIPTPELAFIQRSRDRQWAWGIGAFAPAGFGASYQFQNSFAGPQKYQSLDGLGKCLAGLCYRVTDRLSIGGNLGFGINYLDLQGPLYLQNGALAGAPTIVNLQNTGVAPTGGFGIQYLLSPKTTIGLNYISETRFKMGGNMDAMAFGLTPFPIYTKFAATTDLVWPRSLGIGFAHRFNSRNVLAIDTIWYDWSNAFNQVNVNLTNPTNPMVGAVAGQANVQRLPLNWRDTVSLRVGYQWMPDGVNIFRCGYVYHASPVPSGTITPYTDGIMTNTFSLGYSRKIGRAYLNAAYQYMFGPTRSVGTSALTGGDFSNSTLHAQAHVASLGVLVPF